Genomic DNA from uncultured Methanobacterium sp.:
GAAATTACATTGTACTGTACTGTTTCATTACCAGTTTTATAGTCTAGTTCACTTTGATAGTCTCTGCCAAAGGTAATTCCATTTCCAGAATCTTCAACATTTTGATCTAATCTACCAGTCACACTGTCTGATATGTAGTTACTCTGAACAGTTATATTTTGACCATTGGAGTAGTCCATCTGAACCCCATTAGCGTTCCTCTGAATATAGTTCCATGTCACAGCGATATTCATTAATCTTCCGCTTAACAGTACTCCTTCACCATAGTTATCATTGATGTTGTTATGGTCAATAAGGACATCCGATGTAAAAGGACCATTTCCCCGGATAGTTACTCCCTGACTGTTATAATTTATATCGTTGTTTACGACTTGAACATGGTCTGAATTTAAGATATACACCCCACCCTCATCAGAGTAAATACCAGCAGTGCTGTTGTTCCCATTACCAATAATGACAGAGTTATTGACTGTGGTGTTAGAAGAATTGTAAATGAAAACTCCTATTTTTGCATTGCCTGAAATGAGATTTCCAAAAATTTGGGTATTATTACTATTGGAAATATTTATTCCAATGGAGGAATTAACGCAGTCATTATAGTAAATACTTGTGTTTGAACTGTTGTTTACTAGGATTGCTGATCCACCTGTTGAACTGACACTGTTACCATAAATGGTGGCATTACTGGTGTTATTTACGAGTATTCCTGGAATTGTGTTGGTAGTTATGTTGAATCCGATTATTTGGGTCCCAGAAGCCTGGGGCCCGTTGATTAGGAATACTGCTGGGCCAGAGGGATCTGAAATAGTGATTTCGGTTCCATTGTAGCTTATCAGGAAAAGTTCTTTGTTGATCACTAATTTCAGGTTATCATAGGATGATCCCAAGAACATTACAATGCTTCCGGGAGCAGCATTGTCCAGTATTGCTTGAATCTGTTCGCTGAGTGAACCATTGGTATAGTACGAAGCATTCTGCACATAAATAACAGCCAGTATAGTATAATTTTCCGTGTAAATCATGCTCCAGTTGCCTGAAGGGTCAACTGCAGCGTACTTAAGTGTTGTTGTATCACTTATCACAATAGGACGGGTGTAAACACGCCTGGTGCTGCTGGTCTGGGGGTCAGTGCCATCTGTGGTGTAATAAATAGTAACATTACCGCTATCGTCGGTAGCGTTTAGTACCACATTTTGTGGTGTGTTATAGGTTCCGCTTGGTAAGCTGGAATTTACTGTGGGTGCTGTTGAATCTACTTTTTCTATGCTCAAGATTTTGGTTATCTGAATTAAACTACCATTATCTAAAGTCACCGTTAAAACAACTGTATAAACACCAGATTTACTGTAAGTGTGTTTAGGGTTCTGTTCTGTGGATGTGGTTCCATCACCGAAATCCCATTTCCATGATTTAGGTGTGCCTGTTGTGGTACCATTAAACTGTTCAGTCATGGTTGTGCCATTAACACCGCTCATGTTGAAATCTGCTCCAATGCTATTAAATGCATAGAATGTGCCGGTGATGGTGCCCACGTACAAAGTACCATCACGGCCAATAGCAGGAGAACCAACTATTTCATCAGTAGCATAGCTCCATTTAATAGTGCCGTCCCGGTTCAAAGCATATAATCCATTACGACCCCCAACATAAATAGTTCCATCACTGCCAATAATTGCAGATGTCAAACCAGTTCCTGAGACACCTCCAGTATTGTACCCGAGACTCAGAAGGTCCCATAGGTAATTTCCATTTAAATCAATTGCATAGAGGTTACGGGCAGTGACAACATATATTATTCCATCAGCACTGATAGCAGGGGCACCATAAACGGGATCTTGAATATGATTATTCCAGGCAGTAGATTTATAAGTCCATTTCAAAGACCCACTATTCCCATTATCTTTAATTGCAAACAACCAAAACCAACCCTCATAACTACTACCACCTACAACTCGGGTAGTTCTACTATTTGCAATATAAATTGTTCCATCAGGACCAATAGAAAGCGCATCATAGCACATATTCACATAATAAGTTGGAGAATTATTATTATTGTTTATAACTAATCGAAATGACCATTTAAGAGTTCCATCAGGATTTATGGCATAAACTATGCCATCATAATCCACCATATAAATCGTACCATCAACACCAAGCACTGGAGAAGTTCCATAGATCACACCCATGGTATATCTCCATTTAACAGTTCCAGAATTAGATATCGCAACCAGAGTACCAGTGGTATCATTGGTAACAGCAACATAAATCGTACCATCAGAACCAATCACCGGTGAAGAACCAGTATTATAACCACCAGTAGTACACTTCCAAAGAAGCGTTCCATTGGAATTAAAGGCATAGGTGGTACTGTTCATCCAGTTACTGATATAGATAGTACCATCATTACCAATGGTAGGCGAACCCATTATTGTACTTCGAGTAGTCCAGGTCCATTTCAGTCGACCATTCGAATAAAAAGCGTAAAGAACACCATCCGCACCGCCAACATAGATCGTGCCATCAGAACCAATCACAGCAGAGCCATAAACAGTCAAGTTTTCAAAGGTCCACTTAGTGGTGTTAGTTTGTGGTCCAGTATAATCTGATTGACCGGTGCTATTTTCATCATTATGATAACTGGGCCATTCTGAATCTGCAAGACCAGTAGAATTAGTTTCAGTAGTGGTGGTATTATCAGTACCAGATCCAGTATCTGTACCATATCCACTGGCAGTATCAGCTGCGCTGCCACTATCAACTGCACTGGCACATCCCGCACCAGCAATGCAGATTAGAGCAAAAATGATGAATAATAAGGTTAATTTACCATTTTTCAACATTATCAATCCTATTTTTTTACTTATAACTCCATTAGTTTGAGTTTTCATACCAGGAGCTTGACATTTCCTATGATTAATTTAAAATTTTATCCTGTGATTAATTTGAACTCGTGAGTAAGTCGAATTATCAGGATCACATTTCTCACTTAGATGATCCAAAATAACTCATATTCTAATTGATCTGATGAAATGTGCATATAAACATGTCGATTAGGCTTTAAACCATAAAAGAATAAGCTTTACACAAAAATTATTACAGGTTTAACCATTCAAAATTGCCAAAACTATCAACAGAACCATTTAAATTATTTAAGCAATATCTAAATGCCCAATAACTAAAAACAGCTTTAAACTATATTTTTATACCATAAAAATATGATTAACCACCTAACACCAGAAATATTATACCCTATACAGAAATGTATATATCTACATCTCGTTATAGTATTTTAAAAAATGAAAATGGAGGAGATTTGAAATGTCAAGTGATACTGGATTATTCCCATCTAATGGTCATCGGATACAGGGAAGATCAACCGAATCATTCCTGGACGCTAGTGATATAATTTCACGACTTGATCTTAAAGGAAATGAGGTTTTTATGGATGCTGGTTGTGGTGATGGTCACGTTGCCATGATAGCTCATGATATGATGGATAATGATGCAACCATCTATGCCCTGGATGTTTACCCCCCATCAATTGAAGATATGGAAAAGGATGTGGAAGAACAGGGCATAAGCAATATAATAGCAATTCAGTCAGATATAGCTGAAAAAATCGCCCTTGATGATGATACAGTGGATATTTGTCTCATGGTTAATGTTTTCCACCACTTCGTAGCTCAGGAAACAGCAGATAGTGCCATTAGCGAGCTTAAAAGAATTATAAAGCCCGGTGGTAAAATTGCGGTCATGGACTACAAGAAAATGGACACAGGCTACGGTCCCCCAGCTAAGTTCAAAAGCAGTCCAGAAGAGATGGGGGAAATGTTCAAAAAACACGACCTTGAAATGTTTAAACTGGACACCGAAGCAGGGGAAGTCCTGGACAACGGAACCATGTCCCATTATATTATAACATTCCAAAAATAAGTAAATAAACCTCTAAAAGTTGTTTTTTTACTTTTTTAAACTTTTTTTAATTACTCATCTATTGGATACCTCAATACTTTTCTATTGAATAGCTAAAGAATTTTTCAGGAATAATTCCCCAATTAAGAATATTCTAGAATAATTATACCGTACTAATAATATCCCAATAATAATATTAATTACTAATTAGGTTCCAATAAGAATATCCATTAATAAATATGCTCAAATAAGAATAGTAATATCTATTACTCATTATACTTCACTAATAACATCATAGATAATGAATTTAAAACAAAAAAAGTTAAATTTTAAAAAAATCCAGTTTGCGGTCCGGTTATAACAGCTGATAATATGACTTTTCAAAGCAGGAAGTACAGTATGCCTTTCCTCCTTTTAAGTGGTGTTTACCATCCATAACCACTTCCCCACAGTCAGCACACCGGGCTATTTCCAGTGGTTTGCCCGGGAGGTCATTAGGGTCTATTTTGACTGAAACCTTTTGAACCATGAATAATTCATCTCCAGGAGTTTTGGCTATTCTTTCGGTTAATTCTTCTATGGTTTCCTCATGTTCTGCTTCAGAGTCAATATCAGTATCTTTGTTATTAGCATCTATGTCCATGACACGTACTGCTTCGCCAGTGTCAATGTTCACGAAGGTGGCTGCGAATTTACCGTATCCCATGGGTTTGAGGGATTTTTTACCCAGTGATGTTTTGGTAACCGATTGTATGGCATCACAGATGCACCGGTCAATCTCTGTGAATACGATTAACCTTTTATCCTTCTCACCAGGTGTCATTCCCATTTGTTCCATGCCGTGTATAGCTAATTTGGTACCCATTACTATTCCACCACATATATCACCGTGGAACTCACCAGCTTTTTTTAATAATTCCATGTAGTCACTCATATTATCACCATTTTCCAATAATACCTTTATTCCGGATTAATAAACCATTAAATTCTTTTTTTCTGATGTTTTATTATCTATTCCTAATGATTTTAAGCTAATTTCTAATGATTTTAAGTTTTAAGACATTTTTAATAATTTATATTCATTAAATTCCGTTTAT
This window encodes:
- a CDS encoding FmdE family protein; translated protein: MSDYMELLKKAGEFHGDICGGIVMGTKLAIHGMEQMGMTPGEKDKRLIVFTEIDRCICDAIQSVTKTSLGKKSLKPMGYGKFAATFVNIDTGEAVRVMDIDANNKDTDIDSEAEHEETIEELTERIAKTPGDELFMVQKVSVKIDPNDLPGKPLEIARCADCGEVVMDGKHHLKGGKAYCTSCFEKSYYQLL
- a CDS encoding PQQ-binding-like beta-propeller repeat protein, which produces MLKNGKLTLLFIIFALICIAGAGCASAVDSGSAADTASGYGTDTGSGTDNTTTTETNSTGLADSEWPSYHNDENSTGQSDYTGPQTNTTKWTFENLTVYGSAVIGSDGTIYVGGADGVLYAFYSNGRLKWTWTTRSTIMGSPTIGNDGTIYISNWMNSTTYAFNSNGTLLWKCTTGGYNTGSSPVIGSDGTIYVAVTNDTTGTLVAISNSGTVKWRYTMGVIYGTSPVLGVDGTIYMVDYDGIVYAINPDGTLKWSFRLVINNNNNSPTYYVNMCYDALSIGPDGTIYIANSRTTRVVGGSSYEGWFWLFAIKDNGNSGSLKWTYKSTAWNNHIQDPVYGAPAISADGIIYVVTARNLYAIDLNGNYLWDLLSLGYNTGGVSGTGLTSAIIGSDGTIYVGGRNGLYALNRDGTIKWSYATDEIVGSPAIGRDGTLYVGTITGTFYAFNSIGADFNMSGVNGTTMTEQFNGTTTGTPKSWKWDFGDGTTSTEQNPKHTYSKSGVYTVVLTVTLDNGSLIQITKILSIEKVDSTAPTVNSSLPSGTYNTPQNVVLNATDDSGNVTIYYTTDGTDPQTSSTRRVYTRPIVISDTTTLKYAAVDPSGNWSMIYTENYTILAVIYVQNASYYTNGSLSEQIQAILDNAAPGSIVMFLGSSYDNLKLVINKELFLISYNGTEITISDPSGPAVFLINGPQASGTQIIGFNITTNTIPGILVNNTSNATIYGNSVSSTGGSAILVNNSSNTSIYYNDCVNSSIGINISNSNNTQIFGNLISGNAKIGVFIYNSSNTTVNNSVIIGNGNNSTAGIYSDEGGVYILNSDHVQVVNNDINYNSQGVTIRGNGPFTSDVLIDHNNINDNYGEGVLLSGRLMNIAVTWNYIQRNANGVQMDYSNGQNITVQSNYISDSVTGRLDQNVEDSGNGITFGRDYQSELDYKTGNETVQYNVISNTQGRLVDAHDANIELAPIGINVYEYYFPDDDPVTSANGDTSRFCCKVRSEAAKLVLVRTGPNTYIAYFVDVDNPENPLTEIPSISLTFQKVGSTIIVSWLQNSASINELSGVTANGEDTGKKDYPYPKEPEPDTPNTPGGGDGNNQGVATAGSGGGSGGSSSSNGASSGSSAVGAAASISSAGSSSQGKLIQELITDEFKKNPQFWGIIAIILLIIVVILVYYRKDIMVMIEKSRK
- a CDS encoding class I SAM-dependent methyltransferase; amino-acid sequence: MSSDTGLFPSNGHRIQGRSTESFLDASDIISRLDLKGNEVFMDAGCGDGHVAMIAHDMMDNDATIYALDVYPPSIEDMEKDVEEQGISNIIAIQSDIAEKIALDDDTVDICLMVNVFHHFVAQETADSAISELKRIIKPGGKIAVMDYKKMDTGYGPPAKFKSSPEEMGEMFKKHDLEMFKLDTEAGEVLDNGTMSHYIITFQK